In Cryptomeria japonica chromosome 5, Sugi_1.0, whole genome shotgun sequence, the genomic window AAACCAAGGCCCCATgaaaaacctttattatcaaagtCATTCCTTCCTTGATACAGTCtgaaattaaaattcttcaagtcagctcctatgctcaatgcatctgacattgaactacaagataaagcACCTAATTGAACAGGGAAACAATCTTCCCATTTATCTTTGGGTTGAGATTTCTTAATCACAACAGACAACTATCTACAAGTCTTAGCAAtgacaaagcaatctgaacaaaaattaGGAAGTCTAAAAGGTTCTTCTTtgaaaccacctacccttatataataGAAATGAGGAAATTGAGCAAAGAAGCCACCATATCTTTTCACCATGGCCTGGGCATCTTTCGACATTCTTTtttatttcatgatcttcaattcATAGCATAGGTCCCCTAGGAAAGCATTATGCACTCTCTTGAAATCTTGTAATGCATTATCTCTTTCCagcatggggtaaaagtcatatacAGAAACATCCCCTTCAGCAGGTTGCCTAGGAATTCCCATTATCTCTTTGGTACATGtcaaaaaatatatcaaataagaagacatgaagaaattttgtttgaaCTTCTTTTCCATGCTCAGTTGTTCTCTCATAGAGTCAGCAATAAGCTTTTCCCAGTCAAGGAACTGCTTTCCctccaacaccagttgcacataacagtaaatccagtcatcaaagTTGTAGGCTTCAACTGAACCTCTAACTCAGTGTAACAACAACATAACATCATGAATATGGGAAAGCATGTGATTTTTATTGGGGTGTTTAGGTAGCCTAGAGCCACCTTTTTGAGGAACTACCAACCAATGTTTTGCTATATTGTTCTGGTGTCCATTCTTGTCTACATTGGACTCAGTGACTGATTAGGCAGAGGAAAAATTTGAGAACCTGTAATCtggcaatttgaaaatagaagaaataacTTCCCTATTTATCGCGAGGAGGGTTTCACAATTGTCCCTCTTGATAGTCTCAGAAATAGGGTCATATCGCACAATGCATTCCCTAACTAATTATGGGCAAGGAATAGCAGGTGGGAAAGTTGCCACCTCTATCAAGCCACTACTTAGAATTTTtagaccaaaagaaccatcaataccTTTAAATGTCCTTTACTTCAAGGCTTCCAAATTCTCCTCTTTCAGGTCTGTGTCATTGACAATAGGTTTTGTGCAAGAAAGACTAAAAGTATTTCCGAAAAGATGCAGAGTTGACTTCATAATTTATAACCAACAACCCTTATCTCTCCAAGCaattttattacgagagagaaAAACAACTAAAACTCACTGaagaagataggaatcaaaactcaaCTTCATGGCTAAAACCAATTGAACGACTACCAGTAGACAAACCTTTGACCAGACACTCCACAGCAATCAAGAACAGGTTTCATAaataaatcacttcataccttataacaaATGAAGCACCAAAaactcatttagtgcattaattttggcCATCAACTCAAATGAGCTGAGTATTGAGATTTGACATCATGTGTGTGTATTGAATGCATGATAGTGCTTCGTGGTGTAactgccaattcccaaaaatgattacttgccttcaaaaatcggTTGATTGATGTCACCCAAGATATGGCCAGATCTTCATcgcacttagcaataaatgcaccatcatgtcgtTTAGTCTTTtctatgggacccacctgatttgaacattcatgaaccatttgaactgccttcatgagggttcaggtagttcaaaaCATATGCTATACCAAGGAGATTTTCCTTTGGAAAAGATTAACTTTGTTGATTGTCGTTGATCCTTTGAATTTCATCGAACATTTTGAAtatcactgaactatttgaactaggttcaaacggttcacagtctagagaaagagtatatgaaacatcatccgtaACCATGAAATAGAGCTGCTACAAAACACTTAATGTGAATGTTagcctgaaaatgtcttagacacaacttagaacttgcggtacctaaatgaacactatgaactcttttcaggatggttcaaggggttcatgaggttaaAACAGACCATTGAAGcataatgctaaggatttagaaatgatttatggGAGAATTGGAGATTGAACAAATGAACTTTTCACAAGATTTCcgagaaagagggagaaaatgactcaactaaaatttttgcaaggtgactcactcttgttttgagggacgaatgacaaggtaacattggctctgactagggtTTCCATTTTGTGAAAagtgcaaagaactctaaatctttGGTTTTGCACAGCAAAATAGAAAGAGGATGAAAGGACGCACaccaaaaagacaaaaacaaacaactaatctactatgtaCAAGAACTCTTGATTatagatttcaaagtttatagagCTTCAGGTCTTGCgcattataggtatagggcataatcgTTCCATCAGGATAATTCAATCTGAATGCATTCAGTCCCACCACTTCATGGATCTTGAACAAACCTCTCCACAATGAACCAAATTTTTCATGAGCACCCTTTGGTTCTCTTCTCTTGTCCCACAACAGTACTTCATCATCTTTTAGGATCCCCCTTGGTCGAGCCTTCATATAACAGATTTTCTTCACCTTGTTCTGATGTTCAATAATTCTGTCCACTATCATCTCCCTTTCCTCTTCCAACTTCCTCAAATACATGACTCTCTTTTCTAGAGCATTTTGGAAGAAGCGATCCTCAATTACAGCTTGAAGCTTTGCTACTGCCAATTCTAGAGgtaaagaaacctttgcaccaattccATACACTAGTTCATAAGGTGCCATTCCAATTGCTCTTTTAGGGgtaattctatctgcccataaggcttcatataaCATTCTATGCCAGTTCTAGGTATTATCATCAGCTAACTTCTTCATGATTGCTACcaagttcttgttgcttgattctgccaaTCCATTACCTTGCGGGAAGTAATCAaaggagtgtgaaagagtaatttgatgttcataaAAAAACATGGTTAATTCCTTAGAGGACAAATATGGTGCATTATCAGCAACAATCTTCAGAGGAACCCCAAAACGGACTAAAATGCAATCTTTGAGAACATTACATACCACCTCTAAGTTCACCTTCTCAGTGGTGAtaacctccacccacttagtaaaataatttgtTGCTGTCAGAATATACATATGGCCAGCACTAGAATGAGGATTTATTGGGCCTACGAAATCAATACCtcattgtttgaaaggttcatccactACCATAGGTTTTAAAGGTAGAGCCGCCAACTGTGGTTTTCAAgaaaagagttgacatttttcacatcccttaacataGGTATACGCATCATAGAACATACCAAGCCaataaaaaaaatctcttaaaatctTAAAAGTGGTTATTGAGGATGAGAAATGTCCACCGTgggcttcatcatgataaacttctAGAAGCTTCCACTGTTGTGGCTTATCTACACATCTCAAATAGGTATCATCCAAGCCTTTTTTATACAAAACACCTTGCCAGATAACATACTTAGCTACTTTTAATTTGatattcctttgttctttagttgaCAAATGACTCAGGCAACTACCATAGGTCAAGGAATAAGCTACGtcagaaaaccatgtatcttgcaacccAACAAACAGAGTCAAAGGTAGCCCTTCATTTGTTTCaaccttattctttgctataaattTGTATAAACCTTTTCCTTTAACCATCCTTTTAGGATGAATATCCAAATCATATTCCTAAATTTTGGTTACCCATGTCACTCTTTTGTTGAGCCCAACTTCCCGCTGAGTCAATTTACTTTTCATCGCAGAATCTGGAACAAACACCACAGAGTGAGAATGTAGAATATAATATCTGAATTGTTTTACAACTTTAACCACgacaaaggtttttttttttttagagcgaatacttaagctcatgtttCTTAAGAGGGACACTTATGAATGCCATGGGTGCTTTAGTCCCATATTCATCTACCTATAATAATATTCTTGACATTGTATGTTCTGAGACATAGCAGTAtatgataaaattctttttaaaatcTCGGTTGATGAGTGTTGGTGCACTGGCAACTAAACTTTAAtcttttcaaaagcttctttggcttcatcagtccatttaaaagggTACCTCTCACTCAACAAGCCAATGATATGCTTAGTAGTTTCTGTAAATTCAGGTACGAACCTTCTTAGGAAATTTACCTGAGCGAAAAATGACCTTACTCCAGTTCGATTTGAAGGTAGGCTGAGGTGTTGGATTGCATTGACTCTTTCAGAATCAATCTTGATGCCTTCTTTCGAAACAATGTGCCCCAATAGTTTGCCTTTAGTTACACAGAACACTGATttttttggattcaaggagataccatgttCTCGACAACGTTGTAAAACTACCCTCaaatctttgagatgattcttcctttgTTTAGAGAACACGGTCAAGTCATATAGGTGAATTACAATAATTCTGTCATGgaaatccctaaaagaagaatccatggccctttgaaaatttGCTCCggcattaatcaaaccaaaagaCATACGATTATATGAAAACGTTCCCCAAGGGGTGATAAATGATGTCTTATGTTGTTCATTTTTTGCAAAACTAATTTGATTATAGCCATAAAAgccatctaacattgacatcatttctaaCCCAGCTACtgtctgcaaaatatgatccatattgggtaaagcataattatccttaagacttgcctggTTCAAATtgcgaaaatctacacaaatccggatttccccatttttcttccttacaGGTACTCTATTGTCTACCCATGTGGAGTGATGGATTGGGTatataaatctagcttttagcattttatctatgttaggattcccacagatattgagagggggggggggtgaatcagtatctaactggttataagattttcttaacttaaaacatgtagagcatattaatactatgtaccggcaagcagaaagtaatgtaataaatagagataaaaacaaccacatgaaaaacacaccataacacaaggatttaacaaggaaacctggtgtgggaaaaacctcagtgggatttgtgactcacaatattcacttactggccaataagagaatattactactacaagaggggcctgcacatgcaagaaggccaattgcctagagctcactgctcaaatacaaaataggaagtctcactgacttacaaaatggattatataaatccagtgtcttgtactgcttgaaggtagcatctataatgctagatcccataccagtttctgctctacttcttatataaacccttaacttataattcgcataataggtctcccttattttgcctaattacattcctcttacttcattacaaatgttctacaatgatctctcttatataagagtcattttacaacttgccaagtcggcttacaatgattttacaaataataaacaaaatatattacaacaaaaatcttgtcggcttttgtgtcgatatgcttcctttcactaccggtgctaGTGATCTGAGTgttagtgtagagtctgatcttgctagtgccagtggaatgccttgccggtgtcataggattgtaaggttgccatcaatgacaaaaccttcaatcacctacaatgtctcatggagtgtgcatatgccaacaatctccccctttggcattgatggtaacactcatgagaaaatttcaaaagtgtatccaaaaattgtgtaccaaaaatatttgagctccccctgagcagataagtctctttctaattattttctcatactactactccccctttggcatcaatgacaaaggttgtcaaggtgtcaatagagttgtagtttttctatctcaaccttgtaactgggtggttacaatttgaaagagatctaccgaaaccaaatttatgctttccataaacttcttactatcttttattgttgcctctgttctgtgaactgtaccggtgagttgctgcatatgctctatcggtgttttttgtccttgtactaatgcctcacatatttccttcctcaagaatgatagatagtctagtcttggacttagtcttagtctcagattcttagccttgtttattattctctcctttcctctctctatctttagtaactcttcctaaaaacctattatcttttgctcaaaaactgataatgtatcaggtgaattaacaaaattgtcagcaagtttattaatttcttcttgtgccttgctcattttcttatctatgtccactatcaaaaagtttgtcttgcaagtatctttgtacagagttttacattccttcaatatgttgcatagttccagtagaagtatgtcaaattccctagtacacttatttatttgatcctcaaagaatttttgtttttcaatttccaacttgTCTTTGAATGCTTGTTCCTTTATCTGCtcaactatcactgtgttgtcagtaatatacttcaaAAAAgtatcaagttgactcaaagaatccttgttatctatgttgcattttggagctatcatcctcaaaattgggattgtgtcatctatagctttataagcttgtgaactacaatcaattattttcttcaaggaatctaaaagaactttagttacattggttgatttgtaatctactaaggaggaaccaacattctaaattccactggtggaggaagtaaccatgcttgtagtgacctctggtaggtcagtctgtgtttccatttccttaagcaagggtttttgtttctctcctattgccggtggcactgtttacACATGAACCTATTCCGCAGCCTGTTGCTTTGTTTGTCTCTCTATCTATTGATCTGTTCCAGTCTCTATTTGTTGGCCTGTGCTATCATCTTCAACTTTTCCTTCAGTTTTATTAATGTTGTCAGTtgttggtggctcactagccatgtcagtcttactggttgtgtctttatctaccacaatgttgaccttttgagtatcaacatcaactgtgtatagtatctctaaattaggattagtatcctcttgtgatacatccatactgtcatCTGATGATTGGTCTTCTATTGTTGTTACTGGTGTAGTAATCAGaagtggtggggataagttatcttttattttgatactaggaggtccaccaacctttcctttacccttatctttgtccttttgatagactttgataggcttggggttcctatactcttcctacttttccttctccacaaggaatatatcccatccattttttgtttcttctattacctcttttactcttcctaccattagtgcaatatgtcagtgtgtagtagagaatactgaccggttggcctttgcaattagattatctatttcttttggagagttgactgggtagacaccaaataatttttcaattttgattttcttgtcaagttctacaatagattgtcttcttccttccagtctcttgaataattcatctggtagttcatctacaacttccataaaaaacttcttatagatatctaggtgtaaaataacaatgttttcaacttgctctttctcatctactgatagtgtatcatataatttttctatgttcttgagttttccttcttctatgatttcatccaacactctgtcaatcagagaaatattctattgagtccttttcttcttgggtgttagctttttctttggggttgtcttctttaccggagacctcactgcctgttgtttttgtctagtttttCTAGGCAAGGGTGTGGATATCGGTGAATGttatcttttccttacaactcttttgaattcagctggcatgtcactctctaaagaagttgctactggtggaaggtgagtttttggttgttgaGCCTAtgactcatctttagtgatactggtttgtttcagtacatcttcttttatagccttagcctgccttgaacctctccttactgtttcttctaccttctttactctcttcttagattgaatttggttttcaatggtctcagcactaccaaatatttcttctttaggttcatttgtTGCTTCCAgcagtgctttagcatatgtttcaatgatgtggtcatcaatctcataacccatctcagtaaccaaacttttcttgggataactgcttccatccagatctcatcctttttaatcacaaaatatatattatctttgtatttgtttacaattttttgtggcagtctgactcttttgttcattctagcctttagtgcttgaaaatactcatgaatattgttttgtttgctttcacccatgttgttgaacaagtctgataactattttcctaccggtatgtcaaatccaaggttcttgatacctataccgagcacctatttggttatgtgtagcattaagcatacaagtaagttaccaaatctaaatgttcatttcttatccttcttgatcttccctaaattgtcaatcaattcatcttttaaccattcacatacatcaattttcacattttcttttaccatatcatgtgcactttttatgcataaactggaaattgagttaagtcggtttgcatgagttgctttgtaacctaaaatcatgctgacaaatctcacatttatgtcaatcacatcattaacccttagagaccttctgtcagaTGTTGTACCAGTTAGGtttattactaggtcatttgagaccttctttgtcttgtctggtctattaccggtggaaggtaaccctattacagctttcacaacttccttggtaattttatgaattgaatctagccaaaagaattctccatgtaccctgctcaatactattcTTATTACTTCCTTGGGGAATTCCAAAATGtatctcagtgaatcctagggtttcaacaattttgtgttcaggttttacatttctggagtcatcacagataacagatttgtacatgttcttgatttcttcatctcctaattcttctatatggaaatggatataaattctagggtcttctgcaaaaacaactcctttgggaatttgggaaaaagcacctacattgtcatcctttttaccTATCTCAAGgactaactaaaatatgggcctagggcattttattaccttgaccacagtagggtttgctatgaatttaggtacagaagaggatgccatgattataaatacctttttctacctttggaagaATTGATCGCTTAAATggtttgcctctttgctcgaaatgccttagctctagaaatttcacgctcttcgaatgtttgaatgctcagtgaagtgaaatggagccaaaaacattatttataatgtcaatctatgaactaccacatttaatgtatgccggttaagtaatcacttaacataactaccagaataaaagtaattttcaacttcttaccatcaaccgagggaataatagcatatgtctcattgattgccaaaccctcaaagaaatttcttcaatttgatgaagagacttcggtcagtggagtgctactttgttctgtcagtggagtgtttcttggttctaccagtggaggagtattcctatccacattcagttttgatttcctgatccattgttttgagaattcctacttaacttcttcaactttttcttttcctttcaaactaggacttttgttgtctgccagtgaggacttgcttctacaaaatttagcaatatgcccaattttgttacatgcataacaagtcacattatttctctaaatagcctttccataacctatgccggtttgtgttctgcattgattcgataagtgtccaaatcttccacaaacataacatctcacattcattttgcaattctcagaattatgaccaactttgttgcattttgaacattgaccagtgggtgcattggtattctaatagtttctagatctacattcattttctctatgacgaTACTTATTATAGttcaagcattttccattgaatttataagtagtaggttgtcttactggtttgctatgatcctatgtgtttgcagtactgaagctttcaccaagttcaaagccaattccagaagtcggcttacaatgattttacaaataataaacaaaatatattacaacaaaaatcttgtcggcttttgtgtcggtatgcttcctttcactaccggtgctaGTGATCTGAGTgttagtgtagagtctgatcttgctagtgccagtggaatgccttgccggtgtcataggattgtaaggttgccatcaatgacaaaaccttcaatcacctacaatgtctcattggagtgtgcatatgccaacaatctgcctCTTTGAAAATTGCTtctgccatcatgggattgaaatttctcagtttttatctaaaaggagaaacaccaggcttcaacggaatttgatgttgaaactaacaattcctaaattccttcaactcatcataacaccaagcgaacacatcaatgtattctttcaataactcAGTGAGCATTCACTTCTCCTCAGAAGAACAACATCTACTGATTGTCATCATTctaggattagattcatcaccaagattgatCTTTTTGCAGCCCACCTTACTGTCATCATCAGGAATATTTTTGCTAGTGAACACATCATTATGTGTGAAAAACCTCTCTAAAGTCACCAAACCTTTAAGGATTTTGTTCCCcttaagctgaatgaaattcttatcAGAATCAATACCAGGATCTGGACAAAATTATTTACACATATCCTCAGAACCCTCAAAATATGATTGGACAAAGGAATGGGCACACTCCAAAAAATCTTTAATTTGAGCATCTGTATCAAATACTTGCCTATGATACACATTGTCAAGAACACTAggtctataaatcatttcaattctATAAAAATCATTCTTAAAGTCTGGGTGTGGTAACAAGAGAGAAGTTGAAACAACCAATGAATCTACCCTAgtgttttgctctcttggtatagcttcaattgagaaagcatcaaaaaactctatctcatccTAAACTCTGTTTCTATAATGTTTCAGTCTATTTATTTTAACAGAATAAACATTTCTTACCTATTTAACAATTAGCTCAGCATCACCTTTCACCTTTAGCAATTTTATGCGCTTACATTTGGCCTCATTCAACCCTAaaattaatgcctcatattccacagtgttatttgtattcttgaaatctaatttgaaagaaaaaggaaaaacattacCATTAGGTGAAATCAAAACTACCCTTGCTACTGATCCagagttggcacaacttccatcGAATTCCATTTGCCATAGTTCATCTTGTTCATCAATTGCTTCTTCTAACTCTTTTTTAtcaggtgcaagaatgagataatttccaaattcacattcttggaatAGAATCTGAGCTTTGGGATTATTAGAAGGAAAAACTGTATATTTATTTTTCAGTTCAGGTTcaagtttgatcttttgttttccTATTGGAATGATATCCTCTGACCAGTCCATCTTGATCTCACCTCCCAGATCTCTACAAAAAGTCCCACTtaaaagcatcccataacttgcaggaatgtcagcaaccaaaatagttagctttacccttttatcaggacatgcTGCGAGTACTGCTTAAGCATCCTTTACTTGGCCAATGACAGGAAGCTGCTTCCCATCCATCaagtaacatctcccaaatgtcttggTAAGTGTTAAACCTAAAGCTCTGGCAATAGATGATGGCATTATATTATTTGACGCCccgaatctataatacaattactaagcttctgaccattcaagaggagagagatataaaaagactTGGGTTTTAGAACTTcagtgtcaagcttatcttcagcaCTGTGAGAGGCACAGGGATTAATCGAATCAGTGGGAGGGCTAGAAGCAAATGTATATTTTTTAACAACAAACAAACCATTATCAACCATACACTCATGCACTGAGGACTTTGAGGTAGGATCTCCTTTTACATATTTGACCAACTTGTCTAATTCCCCTGAGGATCTCCTTTTACATATTCAGTAGTGGAAATTTGAACAGTTGAGGATTTGCAAAATTCAACTATGtcaaaagagggagagggagaataattgttTTTACCTTCagtatttctttgcaaaatcttaacttcAAGAGTTTTTACATGAAAGGAAGAATCATTACTTGTGGGATCCTTACCCTTGAAATTAGTTCCGGGAGAGTTTGCAACAGGTCCAGGTTGGGgggttcattgattccttgtaaggattgcacatgcaaggtcttcaagagttaccaaaatattaccacctctttctaATTATGATTTGTATTCAAGGTAAAAtgatccagagtcgccaggtacttattgaattttctctgcttcagtgaactcCTTGAGTTCATCCTTTGTGCTTCCCATTTGGACATGCCTTGTCATGTAAGGACAAGAATTCCCATCATGATTTGAAGTAAGGTGAAAAGAGAACATAGCACCTTTATCAGGAGGACCTTCATTTGCAATTTTTGCGGGGCAGCAAAGAGTTGCAAAGTTTGCCCATAATTGTGTTGGTTTGGTTGTTTcctacttatatcttgatagggcTGGGGGTAAGAACCTCCATTTTTTAGAATTTGCCTCTTCaaggcaatcatatcattgactaatCTTTGGACAACTAGATCAGTCAAAGAAgtggaagcttgagattgaccttAAGGGATTTGCATGTCTTTCCTCCACTTCCCTACtgttattaaatcatcttcaagctctatagcttGGTTATGTGCACTATCAAGATCAGCTGGCCTATTTCTTCTGAGATGGAACCCGACATTAGGAGGCATAGAtttgataaagaaacattgttggttatcagCATTTGGTCTTTGAGCAATGGGAATTTTATGAATAATTTTATTATACCTAGCCACATAatctctcattggctcatgaatctctttcttcatttgtgtgagctgagccaaaAGTGAGTGCTCATCATTAGTGCTCTTGAACCATTTCTTGAAAGCAGTTTTCATTGTT contains:
- the LOC131876153 gene encoding uncharacterized protein LOC131876153, translated to MLYEALWADRITPKRAIGMAPYELVYGIGAKVSLPLELAVAKLQAVIEDRFFQNALEKRVMYLRKLEEEREMIVDRIIEHQNKVKKICYMKARPRGILKDDEVLLWDKRREPKGAHEKFGSLWRGLFKIHEVVGLNAFRLNYPDGTIMPYTYNAQDLKLYKL